A genomic segment from Candidatus Desulfarcum epimagneticum encodes:
- a CDS encoding putative purine nucleoside phosphoramidase (Evidence 3 : Putative function from multiple computational evidences; Product type e : enzyme): MEKDCLFCKIVNGEIPGDFLFEDDDLIVIRDINPQAPTHLLLIPKKHIRGINDMTDADMAVLPGMIRAAQRMAKQEKVDQSGYKLLFNVEKGGGQVIFHLHMHLIGGWK; encoded by the coding sequence ATGGAAAAAGACTGTCTGTTCTGCAAAATCGTCAATGGGGAAATCCCCGGGGATTTTTTGTTTGAGGACGATGATCTCATCGTGATCCGGGACATCAACCCCCAGGCCCCGACCCATCTTCTGCTGATTCCCAAAAAACACATCCGGGGAATCAACGACATGACCGACGCGGACATGGCCGTCCTGCCCGGAATGATCCGGGCGGCCCAGCGCATGGCCAAACAGGAAAAGGTGGATCAGTCCGGCTACAAGCTTTTATTTAATGTGGAAAAGGGCGGCGGACAGGTGATCTTTCATTTGCACATGCATCTCATCGGGGGGTGGAAATAA
- the aat gene encoding leucyl/phenylalanyl-tRNA-protein transferase (Evidence 2a : Function from experimental evidences in other organisms; PubMedId : 1909328, 7657641; Product type e : enzyme), translating to MPVFRLPAEPVFPPAELAREDGLLAVGGDLSPERLIMAYRMGIFPWFSEGQPILWWSPDPRMALEPSGLAVSRRLKRTLKKKAFQITVDTAFDRVVEACAGPRSGERHGTWITPEMIRAYGRLSREGYAHSFEAWHEGELAGGLYGVCLGGVFFGESMFHRVPDASKAALAALADYARRHDFDMIDCQTPTGHLARMGAGEISRGVFLERLERSLLKKTPRGRWTMGPMET from the coding sequence ATGCCGGTTTTTCGTCTGCCCGCCGAGCCGGTTTTTCCCCCGGCCGAGCTGGCCCGGGAAGACGGGCTTCTGGCCGTGGGCGGGGACCTTTCCCCCGAACGCCTGATTATGGCGTATCGAATGGGGATATTCCCCTGGTTTTCGGAAGGGCAGCCCATTTTGTGGTGGTCCCCCGATCCACGGATGGCGCTGGAGCCGTCGGGGCTGGCCGTGTCCCGGCGTTTGAAACGGACCCTTAAAAAAAAGGCGTTTCAGATCACGGTGGACACCGCCTTTGACCGGGTCGTGGAAGCCTGCGCCGGCCCCCGGTCCGGGGAAAGACACGGAACCTGGATCACGCCGGAAATGATCCGGGCTTACGGCCGCCTGAGCCGGGAAGGATACGCCCATTCCTTCGAGGCCTGGCATGAGGGCGAGCTGGCCGGGGGGCTTTACGGCGTGTGCCTGGGAGGGGTTTTTTTCGGCGAATCCATGTTCCATCGGGTTCCCGACGCCTCAAAGGCCGCCCTGGCGGCGCTGGCGGATTATGCCCGGCGTCATGATTTTGACATGATCGACTGCCAGACGCCCACCGGACATCTGGCCCGCATGGGGGCCGGGGAAATTTCCCGGGGGGTTTTCTTAGAAAGGCTTGAGCGATCTCTTTTAAAAAAAACCCCGAGGGGCCGCTGGACCATGGGTCCCATGGAAACATGA
- the clpA gene encoding ATPase and specificity subunit of ClpA-ClpP ATP-dependent serine protease, chaperone activity (Evidence 2a : Function from experimental evidences in other organisms; PubMedId : 12205096, 12235156, 12426582, 21243159, 21369885, 2185473, 3049606, 9573050, 9575205; Product type e : enzyme), whose product MISRPLSEALGHAVEEARKRRHEYVNVEHIFYAILHDPSGVEIIEACGGDVESLKRALEDFFDRRLDRIPEGEEHSFRQTNGFRRVIQRAVEQVRSAQKSEVEVSDALASILLERESHSVYFLNQEGITRMDVLDYISSAAWGAHFENRRRALNAPPGRTSSPGRRPGSKNSRGDFLADFATELVEKAAAGELDPVIGREAELRRTIHALCRRRKNNPIYVGDPGVGKTALAEGLAGMAARGDLPGPLSGIKIYSLDVGGLVAGTRFRGDFEKRLKGVISQLEGEKNAILFIDEIHSIVGAGAVSGGSLDASNILKPAIASGRLRCVGSTTYEEYKNHFEKDRALARRFEKIEISEPSVSDAYRILKGLRSRYEAHHKIQYTDASLKAAAELSAKHINDRYLPDKAIDVIDEAGARVRISKPHRKKIHPSDVEKTVALMARIPAITVSSSDRKILETLEERLKGVVFGQNKAIESLVMAIKRSRAGLEAPDKPVGSFLFTGPTGVGKTEVATRLAGLLGAPLIRFDMSEYMEKHAVARLIGAPPGYVGFDQGGLLTDGVRKSPHAVLLLDEIEKAHPDLFNILLQVFDHATLTDNNGKKADFRKTLVIMTSNAGSREMTRPSMGFGSNSYDPEFKGKKEVEKIFSPEFRNRLDTVVSFNPLTGAVMERIVDKFIDELNAQLAKKKIVLKTTPAARKWLAKKGYDPVYGARPLAREIQRHIKDPLADDMLFGDLKKGGNVTVDCQNDKLVPAIDDQT is encoded by the coding sequence GTGATCAGCAGACCATTAAGCGAAGCCCTTGGCCACGCGGTTGAGGAGGCCCGGAAAAGGCGCCACGAATATGTGAATGTGGAGCATATTTTCTACGCCATTCTCCATGACCCGTCGGGCGTCGAAATCATCGAGGCCTGCGGCGGCGACGTGGAGAGCCTTAAGCGGGCGCTGGAGGATTTTTTTGACCGGCGCCTGGACCGAATCCCGGAGGGAGAAGAGCATTCGTTTCGCCAGACCAACGGATTCAGGCGGGTGATTCAGCGCGCTGTGGAGCAGGTCCGCTCCGCTCAAAAATCCGAAGTGGAGGTCAGCGACGCGCTGGCCTCCATCCTGCTGGAGCGGGAGTCTCATTCGGTGTATTTCCTCAACCAGGAGGGTATCACCCGGATGGATGTGCTGGATTACATCTCCTCCGCCGCCTGGGGCGCTCATTTTGAAAACCGCCGCAGGGCGTTAAACGCGCCGCCGGGCCGGACGTCTTCCCCGGGCCGAAGACCGGGATCGAAAAACAGCCGGGGAGATTTCCTGGCGGATTTCGCCACAGAGCTGGTGGAGAAAGCCGCCGCCGGGGAGCTGGATCCGGTCATCGGCCGGGAGGCGGAGCTGAGGCGAACCATCCACGCCCTTTGCCGGCGACGAAAAAACAACCCCATCTATGTGGGCGATCCCGGGGTGGGCAAAACCGCCCTGGCCGAGGGCCTGGCCGGCATGGCCGCCCGCGGAGACCTTCCCGGCCCTCTTTCCGGAATCAAGATTTACTCCCTGGATGTGGGGGGGCTGGTGGCCGGAACCCGTTTCAGGGGAGATTTCGAAAAACGTTTAAAGGGCGTGATCTCCCAGCTGGAAGGGGAGAAAAACGCCATTTTGTTCATTGATGAGATCCATTCCATCGTGGGGGCCGGGGCCGTCAGCGGCGGGTCCCTGGACGCCTCCAATATCTTAAAACCCGCCATCGCCTCGGGTCGCCTGAGATGCGTCGGCTCCACCACCTATGAGGAATACAAAAACCACTTTGAAAAGGACCGGGCGCTGGCCCGGCGCTTTGAAAAAATTGAGATTTCAGAGCCCTCGGTTTCAGACGCTTATCGGATTTTAAAGGGACTCCGGTCCCGTTACGAGGCCCATCACAAAATTCAATACACCGACGCCTCCCTCAAGGCCGCCGCCGAGCTTTCGGCCAAACACATCAATGACCGCTATCTTCCGGACAAGGCCATCGACGTCATTGACGAAGCCGGGGCGCGGGTCCGGATTTCCAAGCCCCATCGAAAAAAAATTCACCCCTCGGACGTGGAGAAAACAGTGGCGCTCATGGCCCGAATCCCGGCCATTACCGTTTCGTCGTCCGACCGGAAAATCCTGGAAACCCTGGAGGAGCGCCTCAAGGGCGTGGTGTTCGGTCAGAACAAGGCCATTGAGTCCCTGGTCATGGCCATCAAGCGTTCCAGGGCCGGGCTGGAGGCGCCGGACAAGCCCGTGGGCTCCTTCCTTTTCACCGGCCCCACCGGGGTGGGCAAAACCGAAGTGGCCACAAGGCTGGCCGGGCTTCTCGGGGCCCCCCTGATTCGTTTCGACATGAGCGAATACATGGAAAAGCACGCGGTGGCCCGGCTCATCGGGGCCCCCCCGGGCTACGTGGGATTTGACCAGGGCGGGCTTTTGACCGACGGCGTGAGGAAAAGCCCCCACGCCGTTTTGCTTCTGGATGAAATTGAAAAGGCCCACCCGGACCTGTTCAATATTCTTCTCCAGGTCTTTGACCACGCCACCCTCACGGACAACAACGGGAAAAAGGCCGACTTCAGAAAAACCCTGGTCATCATGACCTCCAACGCCGGGTCCAGGGAGATGACCCGGCCGTCCATGGGATTCGGCTCCAACTCCTACGATCCTGAATTCAAAGGAAAAAAAGAAGTCGAGAAGATTTTCAGCCCGGAGTTCAGAAACCGTCTGGACACGGTGGTCTCCTTCAACCCCCTGACCGGGGCCGTTATGGAGCGGATTGTGGACAAATTCATCGACGAGTTAAACGCCCAGCTCGCCAAGAAAAAAATTGTGTTAAAAACCACCCCGGCGGCCCGGAAATGGCTGGCGAAAAAGGGATACGATCCCGTGTACGGGGCCAGACCCCTGGCCCGGGAGATTCAGCGCCACATCAAAGACCCGCTGGCCGATGACATGCTGTTCGGGGATTTAAAAAAAGGGGGAAACGTGACCGTGGACTGCCAAAATGACAAACTGGTCCCGGCCATTGACGATCAGACGTAA
- the clpS gene encoding regulatory protein for ClpA substrate specificity (Evidence 2a : Function from experimental evidences in other organisms; PubMedId : 11931773, 12576022; Product type r : regulator), protein MGRREREAGRDPWANVEDEIKEPAMYKVFLHNDHYTAMDFVVDILMSVFGKPFEEASRIMLLVHQEGLGLCGVYPHDIASTKVDRVHYLARKNGFPLKCSMERE, encoded by the coding sequence GTGGGAAGACGCGAGCGGGAGGCGGGCCGGGATCCATGGGCGAATGTGGAGGATGAGATCAAAGAGCCCGCCATGTACAAGGTTTTCCTCCACAATGACCATTACACCGCCATGGATTTTGTGGTGGACATTTTGATGTCGGTTTTCGGAAAGCCTTTTGAGGAGGCGTCCCGGATCATGCTCCTGGTTCACCAGGAGGGTCTGGGGCTGTGCGGGGTTTACCCCCATGACATCGCCTCCACCAAAGTGGACCGGGTCCATTACCTGGCCCGGAAAAACGGCTTTCCCCTGAAATGCTCCATGGAGAGAGAATAA
- the rplQ gene encoding 50S ribosomal protein L17, with protein sequence MRHRKSGLKLNRTSSHRAAMFRNMATSFFKHERIRTTDAKAKELRKLVERLITLAKRGDLHARRQALSILREKAVAHKLFDEIGARFKDIPGGYTRIIKLGKRKGDAASLSLIELVDEKNRRKKKKRKAPAQPAKPEAPAQAAPEKVEEAPAPDSPEDSLDASGSDESAGADAPDGEKEKDAVSEPEKDPAGTQS encoded by the coding sequence ATGAGACATCGAAAATCCGGTTTAAAATTAAACAGAACAAGCAGCCACAGGGCGGCGATGTTCAGGAATATGGCCACCTCTTTTTTTAAACACGAGCGCATTCGCACCACCGACGCCAAGGCCAAAGAACTCAGGAAACTGGTGGAGCGTCTGATCACCCTGGCCAAGCGGGGCGACCTTCACGCCAGGCGCCAGGCCCTTTCCATCCTGCGGGAGAAAGCGGTGGCCCACAAGCTCTTTGACGAGATCGGCGCCCGGTTCAAGGATATTCCCGGGGGATACACCCGGATCATCAAACTGGGAAAACGAAAGGGCGACGCCGCCTCGCTGTCTTTGATTGAGCTGGTGGATGAAAAAAACCGGCGAAAAAAGAAAAAAAGGAAGGCCCCCGCGCAGCCCGCGAAACCCGAGGCCCCGGCTCAGGCGGCCCCTGAAAAGGTCGAGGAGGCCCCGGCCCCGGATTCCCCGGAAGATTCCCTGGACGCGTCCGGATCCGATGAATCCGCCGGAGCCGACGCGCCGGACGGGGAAAAAGAAAAGGACGCCGTTTCAGAGCCGGAAAAAGACCCGGCCGGGACCCAGTCCTGA
- the rpoA gene encoding RNA polymerase, alpha subunit (Evidence 2a : Function from experimental evidences in other organisms; PubMedId : 1938946, 2235479, 2989779, 323055, 387752, 3894886, 6379605, 7491496, 9298646, 9657722; Product type e : enzyme), producing MSSNESMYINWQEMIKPEKVVVISKPDYGKFVCEPLERGFGITIGNSLRRIILSSLYGAAIVSVKFDHALHEFTSIEGVLEDVSEIILNLKEVRFSLDGVEPAVVRIEKTGKGFVTAADIVSEDGRCRPLNPDLRIATLSEGATLSLSMNVKMGRGYSLSEANKDEDAPIGTIPIDAVFSPIKRVNYVVSNARVGQKTDYDKLTMEVWTDGSVSPEDAVAYAAKIAKEQMTVFINFDEESEPEVEVEKDEPRKKEVNPNLYKSVEELELSVRSANCLKNANIFKIYQLVQKTEADMLKTKNFGRKSLNEIKQVLEEMDLHLGQKLDGFVFSDEQDLEQGE from the coding sequence ATGTCATCAAATGAGTCCATGTATATCAACTGGCAAGAGATGATCAAGCCGGAAAAAGTGGTGGTCATAAGCAAACCCGACTACGGCAAGTTTGTGTGCGAGCCCCTTGAGAGGGGGTTCGGCATCACCATTGGAAATTCTTTAAGAAGAATTATTTTGTCATCGCTGTACGGGGCCGCCATCGTATCGGTGAAGTTTGACCACGCGCTTCACGAATTCACCTCCATAGAAGGTGTTTTGGAGGATGTCTCGGAAATTATTTTAAACTTGAAAGAGGTCCGTTTCTCCTTAGACGGCGTTGAGCCGGCGGTGGTCCGCATTGAGAAAACCGGCAAGGGTTTTGTGACCGCCGCCGATATCGTCAGCGAGGACGGGAGATGCCGGCCCCTGAATCCGGACCTGCGCATCGCCACCCTGTCCGAGGGCGCGACCCTGTCCCTTTCCATGAATGTCAAAATGGGCCGGGGGTACTCCCTTTCCGAAGCCAACAAGGATGAGGACGCGCCCATCGGGACCATTCCCATTGACGCGGTTTTTTCGCCCATCAAGCGGGTGAACTATGTGGTCAGCAACGCCCGGGTGGGGCAAAAAACCGATTATGACAAGCTGACCATGGAAGTCTGGACAGACGGAAGCGTTTCCCCGGAAGACGCCGTGGCCTACGCCGCCAAGATCGCCAAAGAGCAGATGACGGTGTTCATCAATTTCGACGAAGAGTCCGAGCCCGAGGTCGAGGTGGAAAAGGATGAGCCCCGGAAAAAAGAGGTCAACCCCAACCTTTACAAAAGCGTGGAGGAGCTGGAGCTTTCGGTGAGAAGCGCCAACTGCCTGAAAAACGCCAATATATTCAAGATTTATCAGCTGGTCCAGAAAACCGAGGCCGATATGCTGAAGACCAAGAATTTCGGAAGAAAGTCTTTGAACGAAATCAAACAGGTTCTGGAGGAAATGGATCTTCATCTCGGCCAGAAATTGGACGGATTTGTCTTTTCCGATGAACAAGACCTTGAGCAAGGAGAATAA
- the rpsD gene encoding 30S ribosomal subunit protein S4 (Evidence 2a : Function from experimental evidences in other organisms; PubMedId : 10094780, 1100394, 11018284, 11447122, 12244297, 12809609, 2461734, 2477554, 2989779, 3309351, 387752, 4587210, 7556101, 7559430, 9716382; Product type s : structure), with protein sequence MARYTGSVCRICRRENLKLFLKGDRCYSDKCAFDRRGYPPGQHGQRRGRKVSDYGIQLREKQKIKRMYGLSEKQFRLFFKKADRMQGITGSNLLVLLERRLDNVVYRMGFVDSRNQGRHYVRHNHFTVNGKKVNIPSYLVKKGDTVEVREKSRKIDSISNALDGVVRRGVPQWLELEKDDFKGVVKIFPVREDMTMPMQEQLVVELYSK encoded by the coding sequence TTGGCTCGATACACAGGCTCGGTTTGCAGAATATGCCGCCGTGAAAATTTGAAATTATTTCTTAAAGGCGACCGTTGCTATTCGGACAAGTGCGCTTTTGACCGGCGCGGCTATCCCCCGGGACAGCATGGGCAAAGACGCGGAAGGAAAGTGTCCGACTACGGCATCCAGCTCAGGGAAAAACAGAAAATCAAACGGATGTACGGTCTTTCTGAAAAGCAGTTCAGATTGTTTTTCAAAAAGGCGGATCGTATGCAAGGCATCACCGGGAGCAACCTCCTGGTTCTGCTTGAGCGCCGACTGGACAATGTGGTATATCGGATGGGATTTGTGGATTCAAGAAACCAGGGTCGCCACTATGTCCGTCACAATCACTTCACCGTCAACGGCAAAAAAGTCAATATCCCCTCGTATCTGGTCAAAAAGGGAGACACCGTTGAGGTGCGGGAAAAAAGCCGAAAAATAGACTCCATCTCCAACGCCCTGGACGGCGTGGTCAGACGGGGCGTGCCCCAGTGGCTTGAGCTGGAAAAAGACGACTTTAAAGGAGTGGTCAAAATTTTTCCGGTTCGCGAGGACATGACCATGCCCATGCAGGAACAGCTGGTGGTGGAGCTTTATTCAAAATAA
- the rpsK gene encoding 30S ribosomal protein S11 (Evidence 2a : Function from experimental evidences in other organisms; Product type s : structure) — MAKKTRVKRKEKKNILNGVAHIQSTFNNTIVTISDPMGNVVAWSSSGAQGFKGSRKSTPFAAQLVAEDAAKKAMDHGMRNVEVYVKGPGAGRESALRSLQAAGFNVALIKDVTPIPHNGCRPPKRRRV, encoded by the coding sequence ATGGCGAAAAAGACTCGCGTTAAAAGAAAAGAAAAGAAAAATATTTTAAACGGCGTGGCGCACATCCAGTCCACTTTTAACAATACCATCGTGACCATTTCCGATCCCATGGGCAATGTGGTGGCTTGGTCCAGCTCCGGAGCCCAGGGTTTCAAGGGGTCCAGGAAAAGCACTCCCTTCGCGGCCCAGCTGGTGGCGGAGGACGCCGCTAAGAAAGCCATGGATCATGGGATGAGAAATGTGGAAGTGTACGTGAAAGGACCGGGAGCCGGCAGGGAATCGGCCCTGCGTTCGCTGCAGGCCGCCGGCTTCAACGTGGCGCTGATCAAAGATGTGACCCCCATTCCGCACAACGGGTGCCGTCCCCCTAAGCGGCGAAGAGTTTAG
- the rpsM gene encoding 30S ribosomal subunit protein S13 (Evidence 2a : Function from experimental evidences in other organisms; PubMedId : 10094780, 12244297, 12809609, 2989779, 3279034, 330375, 6154696, 6793240, 8193163, 9226267; Product type s : structure), whose translation MARIAGVDLPRKKRIEIGLTYIYGIGRTKSRLILSRLGIDFDKKTDDLSESETNDIRKLIDREHKVEGELRTEVSLNIKRLMELGAYRGLRHRKSLPVRGQRTSTNARTRKGPKRSAVKKKGGVKKK comes from the coding sequence TTGGCACGAATTGCGGGCGTTGATTTACCACGGAAGAAACGGATTGAGATCGGCTTGACGTATATCTATGGAATCGGTCGAACCAAATCCCGGCTGATCCTTTCCAGGCTCGGGATTGATTTCGACAAAAAGACGGATGATCTGTCGGAGTCCGAAACCAATGATATCCGGAAACTGATTGACAGGGAGCACAAGGTTGAGGGCGAGCTTCGGACCGAGGTTTCCTTAAATATCAAGCGATTGATGGAGCTTGGGGCTTACAGGGGGCTTCGCCATCGGAAATCTCTTCCCGTTCGCGGGCAGAGAACCAGCACCAACGCCCGGACGAGAAAAGGCCCGAAGCGCTCGGCGGTTAAGAAAAAGGGCGGCGTGAAGAAAAAATAG
- the infA gene encoding translation initiation factor IF-1 (Evidence 2a : Function from experimental evidences in other organisms; PubMedId : 3037488, 376343, 8331068, 9135158, 9868784; Product type f : factor), whose product MPKEEPIVVEGSVVETLPNAMFKVELENKHMVLAHISGKMRMHFIKILPGDKVTVELSPYDLTRGRITYRSKK is encoded by the coding sequence ATGCCGAAGGAAGAGCCCATCGTTGTGGAGGGCAGTGTGGTGGAGACTCTCCCCAACGCCATGTTTAAGGTGGAGCTGGAGAATAAACATATGGTTCTGGCGCATATTTCCGGAAAAATGCGCATGCACTTTATCAAGATATTGCCGGGAGACAAAGTCACGGTTGAGCTTTCCCCGTATGATCTGACAAGGGGAAGAATCACATACAGATCCAAAAAATAA
- the secY gene encoding preprotein translocase membrane subunit (Evidence 2a : Function from experimental evidences in other organisms; PubMedId : 10348856, 1633829, 2007553, 2202723, 2254269, 2646297, 2828030, 6222285, 7889938, 8253067, 9564033; Product type t : transporter), with translation MLGSGFGNILRTSELKKRILFTLALLVVYRVGVHVPVPGIDSLALAEIFARAKGTILGIFNMFSGGALERLSVFALGIMPYISASIILQLLTVVVPHLERLKKEGEQGRKKITQYTRYGTVGLSLIQGFAIAVGLEKMGAVLNPGWEFRLMTVITLTSGTAFLMWLGEQITERGIGNGISLIIFAGIVVRMPSAIANTYRLMTTGEIGIFLLLFLVVLMLLVLALIVFVEQGQRRISVQYAKRVVGRRMYQGQSSHLPLKVNTSGVIPPIFASSIMMFPATIAGIVTIPWLQGVVNSLTPGNLLYELLFVGLIFFFCYFYTAVTFNPVDVADNMQKNGGYIPGIRPGKRTAEYIDRVLTRITLGGAIYVSAVCVLPSILITKFNVPFYFGGTALLIVVGVAIDTIAQIESHLLTRHYEGFMKKGAGRIKGR, from the coding sequence ATGTTGGGAAGCGGCTTTGGCAATATTTTAAGAACATCGGAGCTTAAAAAAAGAATATTGTTCACCCTGGCTCTGCTGGTGGTGTACCGGGTGGGGGTTCATGTTCCGGTCCCCGGAATCGACAGCCTGGCCCTGGCGGAAATATTCGCGCGGGCAAAAGGGACCATCCTGGGCATTTTTAATATGTTTTCAGGCGGCGCCCTGGAAAGGCTTTCGGTGTTCGCGCTGGGAATTATGCCGTATATCAGCGCTTCCATTATCCTTCAGCTTCTCACTGTGGTGGTCCCCCACCTGGAGCGTTTGAAAAAAGAGGGGGAGCAGGGGCGGAAAAAGATCACCCAGTACACCCGCTACGGCACGGTGGGACTCAGTCTGATCCAGGGCTTCGCCATCGCGGTGGGCCTTGAAAAAATGGGCGCCGTGTTGAACCCGGGATGGGAGTTTCGACTGATGACGGTCATCACCCTCACATCGGGGACGGCGTTTTTGATGTGGCTTGGAGAGCAGATAACCGAGCGGGGGATTGGAAACGGCATCTCGCTGATTATCTTCGCGGGAATCGTGGTGAGGATGCCCAGCGCCATCGCCAACACGTACCGGCTCATGACCACGGGGGAAATCGGGATATTTCTGCTTCTCTTCCTGGTCGTTCTCATGCTCCTGGTTCTGGCGCTCATTGTGTTTGTGGAGCAGGGCCAGCGCCGCATCAGCGTGCAGTACGCCAAAAGGGTGGTGGGCCGGAGGATGTACCAGGGGCAAAGCTCTCATCTGCCGCTTAAGGTCAACACATCCGGGGTCATTCCCCCGATTTTCGCCTCGTCCATTATGATGTTTCCGGCCACCATAGCGGGCATCGTGACCATTCCCTGGCTGCAGGGCGTTGTGAATTCCCTGACTCCCGGGAATCTGCTCTATGAGCTTTTGTTTGTGGGGCTGATTTTCTTTTTCTGCTATTTTTACACCGCCGTGACCTTCAATCCGGTGGATGTGGCGGACAATATGCAGAAAAACGGCGGCTACATCCCCGGCATACGCCCGGGAAAACGAACCGCCGAATACATTGACCGGGTGCTCACCCGAATCACCCTCGGGGGGGCGATTTATGTGTCGGCGGTTTGTGTGCTGCCGTCTATTTTGATCACCAAGTTTAATGTGCCGTTTTATTTTGGGGGCACCGCCCTGCTGATTGTGGTGGGCGTGGCCATTGACACCATCGCTCAAATTGAGTCCCATCTGCTGACCCGGCATTATGAAGGTTTCATGAAAAAAGGGGCGGGCCGGATCAAAGGGCGTTAG
- the rplO gene encoding 50S ribosomal subunit protein L15 (Evidence 2a : Function from experimental evidences in other organisms; Product type s : structure): MKLHELSPPKGSRKARKRLGRGPGSGKGTTAARGAKGQNSRSGGGVRPGFEGGQMPMHRRLPKRGFANIFRKKIRIVNIRDLEGFESGSVVDEAALVKAGLVKGRRDGIKLLSAGDIQTPLTIRLNRVSKAAAEKIAAAGGKIEEV, encoded by the coding sequence ATGAAGCTTCATGAATTGTCCCCCCCGAAAGGGTCGCGCAAGGCCAGGAAACGGCTGGGGCGCGGGCCCGGCTCCGGGAAGGGAACCACCGCCGCCCGGGGAGCCAAAGGCCAGAACAGCCGCTCCGGAGGGGGCGTGCGTCCGGGTTTTGAAGGCGGCCAGATGCCCATGCACCGCCGGCTGCCCAAACGGGGTTTCGCCAATATATTCAGGAAAAAAATCCGGATCGTGAACATACGGGATCTGGAGGGATTTGAAAGCGGAAGCGTGGTGGACGAAGCCGCTCTCGTCAAGGCAGGCCTGGTTAAAGGCCGGCGGGACGGAATCAAGCTTCTTTCAGCGGGAGATATCCAGACGCCTCTCACCATCAGACTGAACAGGGTGAGCAAGGCCGCCGCGGAGAAGATCGCGGCCGCCGGCGGAAAAATAGAAGAGGTATAA
- the rpmD gene encoding 50S ribosomal subunit protein L30 (Evidence 2a : Function from experimental evidences in other organisms; PubMedId : 10094780, 12809609, 6222285, 776670; Product type s : structure) has protein sequence MDGKLEITLVKSMIGRPEKHRRILKGMGLTKVGRAVVLKDTPAIRGMAFKVSHLVKIKGENNEAS, from the coding sequence ATGGATGGGAAACTGGAAATCACACTGGTCAAAAGCATGATCGGCAGACCGGAGAAACATCGCAGGATTTTAAAGGGAATGGGGCTGACGAAAGTGGGCCGCGCCGTTGTCCTGAAAGACACCCCGGCGATACGGGGAATGGCGTTTAAGGTGTCGCACCTTGTAAAGATCAAAGGAGAAAACAATGAAGCTTCATGA